One Algibacter sp. L3A6 genomic region harbors:
- the fsa gene encoding fructose-6-phosphate aldolase has translation MKFFIDTANLGEIAEAQALGVLDGVTTNPSLMAKEGITGSENILAHYQKICDLVDGDVSAEVISTDFDGMVKEGEALAALHPQIVVKLPMIADGVKACKYFSDKGIRTNVTLVFSAGQALLAAKAGATYVSPFLGRLDDISTDGLNLIDEIRMIYDNYGFQTQILAASIRHTMHVINCAKLGSDVMTGPLSSITGLLKHPLTDSGLAKFLEDYNKGNQ, from the coding sequence ATGAAATTTTTTATTGACACAGCAAACCTAGGTGAAATTGCAGAAGCACAAGCTTTAGGCGTTTTAGATGGTGTAACAACAAACCCGTCATTAATGGCGAAAGAAGGAATCACTGGTTCTGAAAATATTTTAGCGCACTACCAAAAAATATGTGATTTAGTAGATGGCGATGTTTCTGCTGAGGTAATTTCTACCGATTTTGATGGTATGGTAAAAGAAGGTGAAGCTTTAGCAGCTTTACACCCACAAATTGTAGTGAAATTACCTATGATTGCTGATGGTGTAAAAGCTTGTAAGTATTTCTCTGATAAAGGTATTAGAACTAATGTAACTTTAGTATTTTCTGCAGGGCAAGCCTTATTAGCAGCAAAAGCTGGAGCAACTTACGTATCTCCTTTCTTAGGTCGTTTAGACGATATTTCTACAGATGGTTTAAACCTTATCGATGAAATTAGAATGATTTATGATAACTACGGTTTTCAAACTCAAATATTAGCAGCTTCTATACGCCACACTATGCACGTAATTAACTGTGCTAAATTAGGTTCGGATGTTATGACAGGACCTTTATCTTCAATTACAGGTTTGTTAAAACACCCTTTAACTGATAGTGGTTTAGCTAAGTTTTTAGAAGATTATAATAAAGGAAATCAATAA
- a CDS encoding transketolase family protein, with product MNKQIDQRAADNIRALAVAMVEKAKSGHPGGPMGGGDFMHILYSEFFNYDPTDMEWAFRDRFFMDAGHLSTLMYAQYYLLGNYAKDDVANFRQWGSITPGHPEVDVKRGIENTSGPLGQGHTMGVGAAIAAKFLEARFGDWMNHKIYGFISDGGIQEEISQGAGRIAGHLGLSNFIMFFDSNDIQLSTPTDEVTTEDTAMKYEAWGWNVVTIDGHNHDEIRKALTDANIQTEKPTLIIGKTIMGKGCVTADGSMFEGHCELHGQPIGATGADYAKTLANLGANTESPFDIFDDVQEFYKNLVAEKTAKAAEKKAEIATWRIANEALATKLDFFLSGELPELDFASVEHKAGLATRAASSGILGYLAENVENMIVSSADLSNSDKTDGFLKKTHALKKGDFTGSFLQAGVAELTMACIANGIALHGGIIPVVATFFVFSDYMKPAIRLSGIQELGVKYVWTHDAFRVGEDGPTHQPVEQEAQIRLLEKLKNHSGNPSFLALRPADSAETSVAWKMALENKNTPTGLILSRQGIKDIEPEGSSRYEEALASEKGGYLVKEVENPDVVLIANGSEVATLFAAAEILESQNNLKVNIASVISEGVFRLQSKAYQNSVIPANTPLFGLTAGLPVNLEGLVGANGKVFGLEHFGYSAPASVLDEKFGFTGEKVSNQVLEYLKTV from the coding sequence ATGAACAAACAAATTGATCAACGAGCAGCAGATAATATTAGAGCATTAGCTGTAGCAATGGTAGAAAAAGCGAAATCAGGTCATCCAGGTGGTCCAATGGGTGGAGGAGATTTTATGCACATCCTGTATTCAGAGTTCTTTAATTATGATCCAACAGATATGGAATGGGCGTTTAGAGATCGTTTTTTCATGGATGCTGGTCACTTATCAACCTTAATGTATGCACAATATTACCTGTTAGGTAACTATGCAAAGGATGATGTTGCTAATTTCAGACAATGGGGTTCTATTACGCCAGGTCACCCAGAAGTTGATGTAAAACGTGGTATTGAAAATACGTCTGGACCATTAGGTCAAGGGCACACTATGGGTGTGGGAGCAGCAATTGCAGCTAAGTTTTTAGAAGCACGTTTTGGAGATTGGATGAATCATAAAATATATGGTTTTATTTCTGATGGAGGTATTCAAGAAGAAATTTCTCAAGGTGCTGGGCGTATTGCTGGGCATTTAGGGTTGAGTAACTTTATTATGTTTTTCGATTCTAACGATATTCAATTATCTACACCTACAGATGAGGTAACTACAGAAGATACCGCAATGAAGTATGAAGCTTGGGGTTGGAATGTAGTAACTATTGATGGCCATAACCATGATGAAATAAGAAAAGCATTAACAGATGCTAATATCCAAACTGAAAAACCAACATTAATTATTGGTAAAACAATAATGGGTAAAGGTTGTGTTACTGCAGATGGTAGCATGTTTGAAGGACATTGTGAATTACACGGACAGCCTATTGGAGCTACCGGAGCAGATTACGCAAAAACCTTAGCTAATTTAGGTGCAAATACTGAAAGTCCTTTCGATATTTTCGATGACGTTCAAGAATTTTATAAAAACTTAGTTGCAGAAAAAACAGCAAAAGCTGCTGAAAAGAAAGCAGAAATAGCAACTTGGAGGATAGCAAACGAAGCTTTAGCTACAAAATTAGATTTCTTCCTTTCTGGTGAGTTACCAGAATTAGATTTCGCTTCAGTAGAACATAAAGCAGGTTTAGCAACAAGAGCAGCATCTTCTGGTATTTTAGGTTACTTAGCCGAAAATGTAGAAAACATGATTGTTTCTTCTGCCGATTTATCAAACTCTGATAAAACTGACGGATTCTTAAAGAAAACACACGCTCTTAAAAAAGGTGATTTTACAGGGTCGTTCTTACAAGCAGGTGTTGCTGAGTTAACAATGGCTTGTATAGCAAATGGTATTGCGCTTCACGGCGGAATTATTCCGGTTGTAGCAACATTCTTTGTGTTTTCAGATTATATGAAACCAGCTATTCGTTTAAGTGGTATTCAAGAATTAGGTGTGAAATATGTTTGGACTCACGATGCTTTTAGAGTAGGTGAAGATGGGCCAACACACCAACCAGTTGAGCAAGAAGCTCAAATTCGTTTATTAGAAAAATTAAAGAACCATAGCGGAAACCCAAGTTTCTTAGCATTACGTCCTGCAGATTCTGCAGAAACTAGTGTCGCTTGGAAAATGGCTTTAGAAAATAAAAACACACCAACAGGTTTAATACTTTCTCGTCAAGGTATTAAAGATATCGAACCTGAAGGGTCTTCAAGATATGAAGAGGCTTTAGCTTCTGAAAAAGGTGGTTATTTAGTAAAAGAAGTTGAAAATCCAGATGTGGTTTTAATCGCAAACGGATCTGAAGTTGCTACTTTATTTGCAGCAGCCGAAATATTAGAATCTCAAAACAACTTAAAAGTCAATATTGCTTCGGTAATTTCAGAAGGTGTTTTTAGATTACAATCTAAAGCATACCAAAACTCTGTAATTCCTGCTAACACACCATTATTTGGTTTAACAGCTGGTTTACCTGTAAACTTAGAAGGTTTAGTTGGAGCTAATGGTAAAGTATTTGGTTTAGAGCACTTCGGTTACTCTGCACCAGCATCTGTACTAGATGAGAAATTTGGTTTTACTGGTGAAAAAGTAAGCAACCAAGTATTAGAGTATTTAAAAACAGTTTAA
- a CDS encoding GAF domain-containing protein — protein MDINDNIESPLNVKISFNKLLKQYETLALSTDPFLASKANGVLDIAKQYPELRDGFSRVSSIKEREKEIAFILQDTFSPLLTHNEIKTASAPFNDVIFNASERFKNIIKTAGDGFQLQMKNMPHDDIYVGACTIILGFCHGFNINFKRPFYYEIPDAKGIMRYYKILYNADFCEITPDENAPKITQADYDELLDNFDNIALWKEKFPPNSYTFKGFVISNIFDVTDDQSISNIKSSLISKDKRKRNSFVEGFQDIFSSLFGIKDLKVGFSIYNKEEDVFERIYGSGMHSYLLGKKTTKQCTSALCTWSYDKLLKEHKHFSVSDVDKMFELSQGKAPHIASLHEQGVKSAIFAPIANDKGLMGIIEIVSTKKQVLNSVNANKLEDVLPYIVSAAERNIEEEANLIEAIIQKECTSIHPSVHWRFVKEAKNFIKSEMLGEQAAFKKIAFENIYPLYGQIDIKGSSEARNEATKQDLALQLSAAKTIFEYAVKIEALPIYDQFIFQIDEFLLALNVHFQVDSEQQISTFFKNDIDSALKHLYVIDELKPHLDVYFETLDDKLGMLYNHRKQYDDTVTLINKDMASLLDKKQKDAQRMYPHYFERFKTDGVEHNMYIGESITKEDSFNPIYLYNLRLWQLQVMCEMENDFYQKQHKFPVALDVASMVLVFSQPLTISFRMDEKQFDVDGTYNARYEIVKKRVDKAFIKGTSERVTQKGKISIVYSQKQDELEYLRYIKFLQAKHYVDTDEEIVELEDLQSVTGLKAIRVSILYHRSEKDKAFYTYNDLMKEIKA, from the coding sequence ATGGATATAAACGATAACATAGAATCGCCTTTAAACGTAAAGATAAGTTTCAATAAATTGTTAAAACAATATGAAACTTTGGCATTGAGCACCGATCCTTTTTTGGCAAGTAAGGCTAATGGGGTTTTGGATATTGCTAAGCAATACCCAGAGTTGCGCGATGGTTTTAGTAGAGTTTCGTCTATTAAAGAAAGAGAAAAAGAGATTGCGTTTATTCTTCAAGATACGTTTAGTCCGTTGCTAACGCATAACGAAATTAAAACAGCTTCAGCTCCTTTTAATGATGTGATTTTCAACGCGTCTGAACGCTTTAAAAACATAATAAAAACAGCTGGTGATGGGTTTCAACTTCAAATGAAAAACATGCCGCATGATGATATTTATGTTGGAGCTTGTACCATTATTTTAGGTTTTTGTCACGGGTTTAATATCAATTTTAAGCGTCCGTTTTATTACGAAATACCTGATGCCAAAGGTATTATGCGTTATTATAAAATACTTTATAATGCCGATTTTTGCGAAATAACACCAGATGAAAACGCTCCGAAAATAACACAAGCCGATTACGATGAGTTACTCGATAATTTTGACAACATAGCACTTTGGAAAGAGAAATTTCCACCAAATAGCTATACATTCAAGGGTTTTGTGATTTCTAATATTTTTGATGTTACAGACGATCAATCTATATCGAATATAAAATCGAGTTTAATTAGTAAAGACAAGCGTAAGCGAAATAGCTTCGTTGAAGGTTTTCAAGATATTTTTAGTTCTCTTTTTGGAATTAAGGATTTAAAAGTTGGTTTTTCTATTTATAATAAAGAAGAAGATGTTTTTGAGCGCATATACGGTTCTGGTATGCACAGTTATTTACTTGGTAAGAAAACCACAAAACAATGTACTAGCGCTTTATGTACATGGTCTTACGATAAATTATTAAAAGAACATAAACATTTTTCGGTATCCGATGTCGATAAAATGTTCGAGTTATCACAAGGTAAAGCTCCCCATATTGCTAGTTTGCATGAACAAGGTGTTAAAAGCGCCATTTTTGCACCCATTGCAAATGATAAAGGGCTTATGGGTATTATTGAAATTGTTTCTACAAAAAAACAAGTTTTAAATAGCGTTAATGCAAATAAGTTAGAAGATGTATTACCGTATATTGTATCTGCTGCAGAACGTAATATAGAAGAGGAAGCTAATTTAATTGAAGCGATAATTCAAAAAGAATGTACCTCAATTCACCCTAGTGTACATTGGAGATTTGTAAAAGAAGCTAAGAACTTTATAAAATCGGAGATGCTTGGAGAGCAAGCTGCTTTTAAAAAGATAGCTTTCGAAAACATATATCCGCTTTATGGTCAAATAGATATTAAAGGCTCTTCAGAAGCTAGAAATGAGGCTACAAAACAAGATTTAGCTTTGCAATTAAGTGCTGCTAAAACTATTTTTGAATATGCTGTAAAAATAGAAGCATTGCCAATTTACGATCAGTTTATTTTTCAAATTGATGAGTTTTTACTTGCACTAAATGTACATTTTCAGGTAGATAGTGAACAGCAAATTTCTACGTTTTTTAAGAATGATATCGATTCGGCTTTAAAACATTTATATGTTATAGATGAATTAAAACCACACTTAGATGTGTATTTTGAAACACTAGATGATAAGTTAGGTATGCTTTATAACCACCGTAAACAATATGATGATACGGTGACTTTAATAAATAAAGACATGGCATCTTTGCTTGATAAAAAGCAAAAAGATGCACAACGTATGTATCCGCATTACTTCGAACGTTTTAAAACGGACGGCGTAGAGCACAATATGTATATTGGAGAATCGATAACCAAAGAGGACTCTTTCAATCCTATCTATTTGTACAATTTACGCTTGTGGCAATTGCAAGTCATGTGCGAAATGGAAAATGATTTCTATCAAAAACAACATAAATTCCCGGTAGCCTTAGATGTAGCTTCTATGGTGTTAGTCTTCAGCCAACCTTTAACGATTAGTTTTAGAATGGACGAAAAACAATTTGATGTAGACGGTACTTATAATGCCCGATACGAAATTGTTAAAAAACGTGTAGATAAAGCTTTTATAAAAGGAACCTCTGAGCGTGTTACACAAAAAGGAAAAATCAGTATTGTGTATTCTCAAAAGCAAGATGAATTGGAGTATTTAAGATACATTAAATTCTTGCAAGCAAAACATTATGTAGATACCGATGAGGAAATTGTAGAACTTGAAGATTTACAGTCTGTAACAGGATTAAAAGCCATTCGAGTAAGCATACTTTATCATAGAAGTGAAAAAGATAAAGCGTTCTATACTTACAACGATTTAATGAAGGAAATTAAAGCTTAA
- a CDS encoding NUDIX hydrolase: MIESNSINNNIQQIKVAVDCIIFGFNDNKLELLLIKKKENPEKGKWSLIGGFVGFDEDLDEAANRILSDLSGLQDIYMEQIKTFGKVDRCSFDRIISSTYSAMILKSRYTEDKISKYNAQWFPITEVPELIFDHNDMVDIAIKRMRRRVRNFPIAFNLLPPKFTLPQLQVLYEGILDEELDKRNFRRKVAQMKYLVRLEEKDMSESRRGAFLYRFDETLFENEQNFNL, from the coding sequence ATGATTGAATCGAATAGCATAAACAACAACATTCAGCAAATTAAGGTAGCAGTAGATTGCATTATTTTCGGATTTAATGATAACAAGTTAGAATTGTTATTAATTAAAAAGAAAGAAAATCCCGAAAAGGGAAAATGGTCTCTAATTGGCGGTTTTGTTGGCTTCGATGAAGATTTAGACGAAGCTGCCAATAGGATACTATCCGATTTATCTGGTTTGCAAGATATTTATATGGAGCAAATTAAAACCTTCGGAAAGGTCGATCGCTGTTCGTTCGATCGTATTATATCTTCGACCTATAGCGCCATGATTTTAAAATCACGCTATACCGAGGATAAAATTAGCAAGTACAATGCGCAATGGTTTCCAATAACCGAAGTTCCTGAACTTATTTTTGATCATAATGATATGGTTGATATTGCCATTAAAAGAATGCGTCGTAGGGTTAGAAACTTTCCTATTGCCTTCAATTTATTACCTCCAAAATTTACTTTACCACAATTACAAGTGCTTTATGAGGGGATTTTAGATGAAGAATTAGATAAAAGAAACTTCCGTAGAAAGGTCGCTCAAATGAAGTATTTAGTAAGGCTCGAAGAGAAAGATATGTCGGAGTCCAGAAGAGGGGCTTTTTTATATCGCTTTGATGAAACGTTATTCGAAAATGAACAAAACTTTAATCTGTAA
- a CDS encoding solute:sodium symporter family transporter has product MAIISFAGFTLLVALIAWWSTRKTDEKSSDGYFLGGRSLTGPVIAGSLLLTNLSTEQIVGMNGVSFRDGAPIMAYEVLAAIAMVFTAFVLLPKYLKSGIATIPQFLENRYGKTTKTIVSLLFLLGYAISMLPTVLYSGALALNTMFDIPEKLGMGPEATLWVTVISIGVIGSIYAVFGGLKAVAVSDSINAVGLIIGGSLIPIFGLMYIGDGNMFTGLDTLTTALPEKFDIIGGPDSDVPFWTLFTGMVILNFYYWGTNQAIIQRALGAKNLKEGQKGLLIAAFIKILGPIIVVLPGIIAYYIFNGDLANADEAYPMLVKKVLPVAYIGFFAAVLFGAILSSFNSALNSSVTLFGLDFYKEYINKEATELQVVKAGKIFGIILAIFSIAIAPLLYGVEGGIFTYLQQLNGTHSVPILAIVIVGVFSKRVSGKAANIAILISVVTYLVTLYGIEPDISFLHLMGILFVLTVVVMFVISHFIPRETDYVQEYTKQVDITNWKYLKPVGAIIVALVIGLYFAMS; this is encoded by the coding sequence ATGGCTATTATCTCTTTTGCAGGATTTACTTTGCTAGTTGCGCTTATTGCGTGGTGGTCAACACGAAAAACAGACGAAAAATCTTCCGATGGTTACTTTCTTGGAGGCCGTAGCCTTACCGGGCCAGTAATTGCAGGGTCATTGTTATTAACTAACCTATCAACCGAGCAAATTGTTGGAATGAATGGTGTTTCCTTTAGAGATGGGGCACCTATTATGGCATACGAGGTTTTAGCAGCCATTGCTATGGTTTTTACAGCCTTTGTGTTGTTACCTAAATATCTTAAAAGTGGTATTGCAACCATTCCACAGTTTTTAGAAAATCGTTACGGTAAAACAACAAAAACAATTGTTTCACTTTTATTTCTTTTAGGGTACGCTATATCTATGCTGCCTACTGTTTTATACTCCGGAGCGTTGGCGTTAAACACCATGTTCGATATTCCTGAAAAACTTGGTATGGGGCCAGAAGCTACACTTTGGGTAACTGTAATTTCAATTGGAGTTATTGGTAGTATTTATGCTGTTTTTGGAGGTCTAAAAGCTGTTGCAGTATCAGATTCTATTAATGCTGTTGGGTTAATTATTGGAGGTTCGTTAATTCCTATATTTGGACTAATGTATATTGGTGATGGAAACATGTTTACGGGGCTTGATACCTTAACAACTGCACTTCCTGAAAAATTTGATATTATTGGAGGTCCGGATTCTGATGTTCCTTTTTGGACACTTTTCACAGGTATGGTTATATTAAATTTCTATTACTGGGGAACCAACCAAGCTATTATTCAACGTGCCTTGGGTGCTAAGAATTTAAAAGAAGGTCAAAAAGGACTTTTAATAGCGGCTTTTATTAAAATATTAGGGCCAATTATTGTGGTGCTACCTGGTATTATTGCTTATTATATTTTCAATGGTGATTTAGCAAATGCGGATGAAGCATACCCAATGTTAGTTAAAAAAGTATTACCTGTAGCCTATATAGGTTTCTTTGCGGCGGTGCTTTTTGGGGCTATTCTAAGTTCATTCAATAGTGCTTTAAATAGTTCTGTAACACTTTTTGGTTTAGATTTCTACAAGGAGTATATTAATAAAGAAGCTACAGAATTACAAGTGGTAAAAGCTGGGAAAATATTCGGTATAATTTTAGCTATATTTTCTATAGCTATTGCTCCATTATTATACGGTGTAGAAGGTGGTATTTTTACTTATTTACAACAACTAAACGGAACGCATAGTGTGCCAATTTTAGCTATTGTTATTGTAGGTGTGTTTTCTAAACGTGTTTCTGGGAAAGCTGCAAACATCGCTATATTAATTAGTGTAGTAACTTATTTAGTAACACTATACGGTATTGAACCAGACATTAGTTTCTTACATTTAATGGGTATTCTGTTTGTGTTAACAGTAGTTGTTATGTTTGTAATTAGTCACTTTATTCCTAGGGAAACAGATTACGTACAAGAGTATACTAAACAAGTAGATATTACAAATTGGAAATATTTAAAACCTGTTGGAGCTATTATTGTAGCTTTAGTTATTGGTTTATACTTTGCGATGTCTTAA
- a CDS encoding PepSY-associated TM helix domain-containing protein, translated as MAFKKNILTLHKILGLATGIVVFIVSVTGCCWAFRTEIENQYNDYKKVTPQDQAFLTPTEVKKTAERVFPNNTIHGSVFGKADDAIEVIFYDAEPEFYQSIFLNPYSGAIIQVDDHLSGFFAFILKGHTRVWLPKAIGEHVVGASILIFIFIIISGFILWIPKKRKNLKQRLKFDWKSTTRWKRKNFDLHTVVGFYICSLALVLAFTGSVMSYNWLKYVVYVSTGGDKVPAFIIPENTSGVALNNADILPIDQLMMKLRKESPRAENFELHYPKTDSSSVYVEVSNSNDLFYDSDFRFFDQNTLEEIETPAIFGKYVDAKVPDKILRMNYDIHIGAIGGIVGKIIAFIISLLTASLPVTGVLLWYGRHYKKTKTTTV; from the coding sequence ATGGCATTTAAAAAAAACATATTAACGTTACATAAAATATTAGGTTTAGCTACCGGCATAGTCGTTTTTATAGTTTCCGTAACGGGTTGCTGTTGGGCATTTAGAACCGAAATTGAAAACCAGTATAACGATTACAAAAAAGTTACACCGCAGGACCAGGCTTTTTTAACACCAACGGAAGTGAAAAAAACTGCAGAAAGAGTCTTTCCAAATAATACCATTCACGGGAGTGTATTTGGAAAAGCAGATGATGCTATTGAAGTTATTTTTTACGATGCAGAACCCGAATTTTACCAAAGCATATTTCTAAACCCTTATTCTGGTGCCATTATTCAAGTAGACGACCACCTTAGTGGTTTTTTTGCATTTATTTTAAAAGGGCATACACGAGTATGGCTGCCTAAAGCCATTGGAGAACACGTGGTAGGCGCATCCATTTTAATATTTATTTTTATTATTATTTCTGGATTTATACTCTGGATTCCTAAAAAACGTAAAAACTTAAAACAACGTTTAAAATTCGACTGGAAATCCACAACGCGATGGAAACGTAAAAACTTCGATTTACACACCGTAGTTGGTTTTTATATTTGTTCTCTAGCTCTAGTTTTAGCTTTTACAGGATCTGTAATGTCTTATAATTGGTTAAAATATGTAGTTTATGTTTCTACAGGAGGTGATAAAGTTCCGGCGTTTATAATACCTGAAAACACGAGCGGAGTAGCTCTTAACAATGCTGACATATTACCCATTGATCAATTAATGATGAAGCTTAGAAAAGAATCGCCAAGAGCAGAAAATTTTGAATTGCATTACCCAAAAACCGATTCTTCTAGTGTTTATGTTGAAGTCTCAAACAGTAACGATTTATTTTACGATTCTGATTTTAGATTTTTCGATCAAAACACTTTAGAAGAAATAGAAACACCTGCCATTTTTGGAAAATATGTTGACGCTAAAGTTCCAGATAAAATACTTCGTATGAATTATGATATTCATATAGGAGCTATTGGAGGTATTGTTGGAAAAATAATTGCTTTTATAATAAGTTTACTAACCGCAAGTTTACCCGTAACAGGTGTACTTTTATGGTATGGCAGACATTATAAAAAGACAAAAACTACCACAGTATAA
- a CDS encoding TonB-dependent receptor, with amino-acid sequence MKTSFTLTTFLLLSLFTFAQSGTLKGTITNTSSSPIFGVNTIIKNTVKGAQTNENGTFEISNISDGDYILSISYLGYKTKEIAFSIANSNTFDLGNISLYEGNELLQEIVLDTKRKNKFSRKQSAYVSKMPLKNIENSQVYSTVTNQLLVSQSVNNFEDALKNAVGVNKLWSSTGRSGDGAGYYSIRGFSVQPQLVNGVAGITNGFINPSNVERVEVIKGPSATLFGSSITSYGGLINIVTKKPYSGTGGSISVAGGSNDFRKLNADVNVSASDKVSLRFNAGYQKDNSFQDFGFKKSVFVAPSISYKVNNKLTLNFAYEASDNEQTNQTFLFFNRSAPLLFNTVEELNYDRDKSLTNNDVVIKNITQNYRGEAVYKISDNWSSQSIVAGGLAKSNGFYTYLFNSANSLNFALYAQDTDAKTRTMNLQQNFTGDFKIGDLQNKLLIGVDYLESTIIDQSSGWGYLHSVNAQGDLVFSEPEVNADNLNAILSGLDRNNIETKQNVFGAYISNVLNITPSLSAMASLRYDRFEYKGDINDPSDDHQAYDESTFSPKFGIVFQPILNQLSVFANYQNSFSYINPELTAIDNNDPTAGTQLQSFDLEQANQLEFGVKTNLFNNRLEATVNYYNITVDDKVMGFGSSKQQDGTVKSSGIELEINASPVNGLNLRGGFSFNDSEVTKSASRSDLIGLRPAEAGADILYNFWGDYQFTQGFAKNFGFGAGFNGSSDYNTMNDYTPSGGFTLPAYTVFNASIYYENDTFRISVKGNNITDEEYYSGWSTLTPQQNRTFLASFDYKF; translated from the coding sequence ATGAAAACATCATTTACTTTAACAACCTTTTTGTTGCTTAGCCTCTTCACTTTTGCACAATCTGGAACTCTAAAAGGAACCATAACAAATACATCTTCATCTCCAATATTTGGAGTTAACACCATTATTAAAAACACTGTAAAAGGTGCACAAACTAATGAAAATGGCACATTCGAAATCTCGAATATTAGCGATGGTGATTACATACTATCCATATCCTACTTAGGTTACAAAACTAAAGAAATAGCTTTTTCTATAGCCAACAGCAATACTTTCGATTTAGGAAACATATCACTTTACGAAGGAAATGAACTTTTGCAAGAAATTGTTCTAGACACAAAACGTAAAAACAAATTCTCAAGAAAACAAAGTGCATATGTTTCTAAAATGCCACTTAAAAACATTGAAAACTCTCAAGTTTACAGCACAGTAACCAACCAATTATTAGTATCTCAATCTGTTAATAATTTTGAAGATGCTCTAAAAAATGCGGTAGGTGTGAACAAATTATGGTCGTCTACTGGACGAAGTGGTGATGGCGCAGGTTACTATTCTATTCGTGGTTTTTCGGTACAACCGCAATTGGTTAACGGTGTTGCCGGAATTACAAATGGTTTTATAAACCCATCGAATGTAGAACGTGTAGAAGTTATCAAAGGTCCATCTGCAACTTTATTTGGAAGTTCTATAACCTCATACGGTGGACTAATAAATATTGTAACAAAAAAACCTTATAGTGGCACAGGCGGAAGTATTTCCGTTGCGGGAGGTTCTAATGATTTTAGAAAACTAAATGCAGATGTTAATGTAAGCGCAAGCGATAAAGTATCATTACGTTTTAATGCAGGTTACCAAAAAGATAATAGTTTTCAGGACTTTGGCTTTAAAAAATCAGTTTTTGTTGCCCCTTCAATTTCATATAAAGTAAATAACAAACTGACGTTAAATTTTGCTTACGAAGCTTCGGATAACGAGCAAACTAATCAAACTTTTTTATTCTTTAACAGAAGCGCACCTTTACTATTTAATACCGTTGAAGAATTAAATTACGACAGAGACAAGTCGTTAACCAATAACGATGTTGTTATTAAAAACATTACACAAAATTATAGAGGTGAAGCCGTTTATAAAATTTCAGACAACTGGTCTTCTCAATCTATTGTAGCCGGTGGTCTTGCTAAATCTAATGGGTTTTACACTTACTTATTCAACTCTGCAAACAGTCTTAACTTTGCTTTGTACGCACAAGATACTGATGCAAAAACAAGAACCATGAATCTACAACAAAATTTCACTGGAGATTTTAAAATAGGTGATTTACAAAACAAACTATTAATTGGCGTAGATTATTTAGAGTCTACTATAATAGACCAAAGTTCAGGCTGGGGCTATTTGCATAGCGTAAATGCGCAAGGCGACTTGGTTTTCTCAGAACCAGAAGTAAATGCCGATAACTTAAATGCTATTCTATCCGGTTTAGATCGTAATAATATTGAAACTAAGCAAAACGTTTTTGGTGCTTATATTTCTAACGTTTTAAACATAACACCTAGCCTTTCCGCTATGGCAAGTTTACGTTACGACAGGTTTGAATACAAAGGCGATATAAACGATCCGTCGGATGATCATCAGGCTTATGATGAATCTACATTTTCACCTAAATTCGGAATTGTATTTCAGCCTATATTAAATCAACTTTCTGTATTTGCAAACTACCAAAACAGTTTTTCATACATCAATCCAGAATTAACAGCTATTGATAATAACGATCCAACAGCTGGCACTCAGTTACAATCTTTCGATTTAGAGCAAGCCAATCAATTAGAATTTGGTGTAAAAACCAATCTATTCAACAATAGATTAGAAGCTACCGTAAACTACTATAACATTACAGTAGACGATAAAGTTATGGGCTTCGGCTCTAGCAAACAACAAGATGGCACCGTAAAAAGTAGCGGTATTGAACTAGAGATAAACGCAAGCCCTGTAAATGGTTTAAACTTACGTGGTGGTTTTAGCTTTAATGATTCTGAAGTTACAAAATCGGCATCAAGATCAGATTTAATAGGCTTACGCCCTGCTGAAGCTGGGGCAGATATATTATATAACTTTTGGGGTGATTACCAATTTACTCAAGGATTTGCTAAAAACTTCGGTTTTGGAGCAGGCTTTAATGGTTCTAGCGATTACAATACCATGAACGATTACACACCCTCTGGCGGATTTACCTTACCAGCATACACAGTTTTTAACGCTTCAATCTATTATGAAAATGATACCTTCAGAATAAGTGTTAAAGGAAACAACATCACAGATGAAGAATACTACTCTGGCTGGAGCACATTAACTCCGCAACAAAACAGAACATTCTTAGCGTCTTTCGATTACAAATTTTAA